Genomic window (Candidatus Abyssobacteria bacterium SURF_5):
TCGACGAATTCTACTTCCTTGAGCAGCACCTTCATTGCGCCGTCAACCGTGTTGAACCGGAAATGGACGAACGGCCGGCGCCGCCGGTAGACGCCGCGTCCCGCCTTCGTCTTGCCAGCCTTCACACGCAGGTAAGCGGCAATCCCTTTCTCTTCCTCATACGGCTCGACCGTGAACTGATAAATGCGGTCCGGCTGTTTGCCAGTCCACTCCTTCATGCGCGCGTCGCCAAGCTTGTTGAAAACGCTCAGAGCCGTGGTGATCATGTACAGCGACATCTTCACCTTGAGGTAACGCTTCTGCGCGTCCTTCGGGCGCGCATTCGGCATCATCAGTTTCAGGCTCATCAGAAGCTTGAACACCTTGAGCAAAAGACGCAGGTTCTTCAGCCCTCCCTTGATCTTGGGAAGGACCGTTCCGCCGGTCAACATCGTGTTCATCTTCTGGACCGAGGAAAAGTGGAAGGTGATATCGGGGTTCTCGGAAATGCCTTCGGCGGTCGAAAACCGCCCGCGATCAAAAGTGAGGTAGGCCCCCACTTTCGCACCGCCGTTGTCAGCGGAGAACTGGACTGCTCCCTTCTCGTTCTCGAAGAGCTTCCTCATCTTCTCGTCATCGACCAATGGTACCTTCATCACCGGGAAAGCGGCTCGAAAAAAAAGCCGGGCTGTCATGATATCCTGTTCAGATGTTCCCATCTCAGACCTCGTCTTCCCAGTCTTCGTCTTCTTCGAATTCGATTTTCATTACTTGCCGGATCGTGTCCACAATCCCATTTGAATCCAGCTTATAGTGAGCATACAGGTCTTCCGGATATCCAACCTCGCTGTAGGTGTCCGGAAGCCCTATTTTGCGGAAGGCGCATCCCTTGCCGCTCTCGGCGATTACGTCGGCTACCGCGCTCCCCAAACCGCCGAGCATGTTGTGCTCCTCGACGGTGATAACCCTGCGGGTTTCGGTCAGAGCCTTCATGATCGCATCGCGGTCGATCGGTTTGATGGTGTGCATGTTGATCACGCGCACGGAAAGACCATCCGCCTCTTCCAGCGTCCGGGCCGCCTCGACCGATTGCAGCACGCCTATCCCGCAGGTAATGATCGCAAGGTCGCTGCCCTCGCGCACCGTGTGCGCCTTTCCAATCTTGAACCCGTAATTCTCGTTCTCATAGAAAGGCGGCTCGAATCCGCGCCCGATCCGCATATACACGGGACCGGGAATGTCCACGCACGCCCGCACCGCGTTCGCTGTTTCCGTCCCGTCAG
Coding sequences:
- a CDS encoding transketolase family protein, which translates into the protein MSDGTGTTWTCYDAATMSAREIYGRVLAEMGKTDTRIVGLSADLAKSTAIAFFEKGHPDRFFNMGIAEQNMMGVAAGMAKMGLIPFASTFAVFAAMRAAEQVRTDICYQKLPVKIIATHSGISFGAAGTTHHCTEDIAIMRSFANMTVIVPADGTETANAVRACVDIPGPVYMRIGRGFEPPFYENENYGFKIGKAHTVREGSDLAIITCGIGVLQSVEAARTLEEADGLSVRVINMHTIKPIDRDAIMKALTETRRVITVEEHNMLGGLGSAVADVIAESGKGCAFRKIGLPDTYSEVGYPEDLYAHYKLDSNGIVDTIRQVMKIEFEEDEDWEDEV